Proteins encoded together in one Lathyrus oleraceus cultivar Zhongwan6 chromosome 5, CAAS_Psat_ZW6_1.0, whole genome shotgun sequence window:
- the LOC127084582 gene encoding E3 ubiquitin-protein ligase AIRP2: MGKSLFQESLKALEADIQYANTLALEHPRDKEGGCFQMRLSYSPVAPLFLSLVQWTDYRLAGALGLLRILIFVTYGNGKTTISIYERKASIRQFYSVIFPALLQLQKGITDLEERKQKEVYAIRYQKKTDFKDRKESEIDIEREQECGVCLEVKAKVVLPNCCHQMCFECYTDWCLRSQSCPFCRDSLKRVNSEDLWIYTDTSDIVDVGTIFKENCKILFLYIEKLPLIIPDPRHVAYDPFFR, encoded by the exons ATGGGAAAGAGTTTGTTTCAAGAATCTCTCAAAGCTCTGGAAGCTGATATTCAGTATGCTAATACACT GGCATTAGAGCATCCAAGGGATAAAGAAGGAGGATGCTTTCAGATGAGGCTATCATACAGTCCGGTGGCTCCACTTTTTCTCTCTCTTGTTCAATGGACTGATTACCGACTTGCCGGTGCTCTTGGTTTGCTCAGAATTCTAATTTTTGTG ACATATGGAAATGGGAAAACTACTATTTCAATATATGAAAGGAAAGCAAGCATAAGACAATTTTATT CGGTTATATTTCCTGCTCTATTGCAACTTCAGAAAGGCATCACAGATTTGGAAGAAAGGAAACAGAAAGAAGTATATGCTATTAGATACCAAAAGAAGACTGATTTCAAAGATAGAAAAGAATCTGAAATTGACATTGAAAGAGAACAAGAATGTGGAGTTTGCTTGGAAGTGAAAGCTAAAGTTGTGCTGCCTAATTGCTGCCACCAAATGTGCTTTGAGTGTTACACAGACTG GTGTCTTAGGTCTCAGTCTTGCCCCTTTTGCCGGGATAGCCTGAAGAGAGTAAACTCTGAGGACCTTTGGATTTACACAGACACAAGTGATATTGTGGATGTTGGAACAattttcaaagagaattgtaaGATTCTGTTTCTTTACATAGAAAAGTTGCCTCTTATTATTCCTGATCCCAGACATGTAGCCTATGATCCATTTTTTAGGTAA